DNA from Spartinivicinus poritis:
TTGTTGAGGATTTTTTACGCCTGGCTCGTGGGTGGCTGCTGTCGTATACGTTGGTTAATTGGTTGAAATCTACATGAGTGTACACTTGTGTAGTGCTAATATCACTGTGGCCCAGTAATTCCTGTATAGCGCGTAAGTCACCGCTTCCTTCTAATAAATGAGTAGCAAAACTATGGCGCAGCATATGAGGGTGCAGGTTGCCTGGTAGCCCCATGAGTTGAGCAAAATGTTTTACCCGGTTTTGGATTTGACGGTTACTAATTCTATTACCCTGCTTTGAGACAAAGAGAGCAGCTTCACCTTGTTTGGCTAACTGGCCACGGGTTGTCAGCCATTTTTTTAAACAAGTGCAGGCATAACTACCAATTGGTACCAGTCGGGTTTTATTACCTTTACCAACCACAGTTGTTTGTTGTTGGCTAAGATCAATGCCACTAATGTCAAGCTGTGATAGCTCGTTTAACCTTAATCCTGATGAATAAAAAAGCTCTAAAATTGCATGATCTCTAATTAATAGTGGGTCGTCAGGGGTTGTATTTAACAATTGAGCAGCTTGGTCAACATCCAGTAGTTGAGGTAGTTTTTTAGCTGCTTTTGGTGCTTGTAAGGCAACTGTAGGGTTTTGCAGCGAGGGGTGTTTACTGCAATAAAAATTATAGAATGAGCGAATGCTGGACAAGTGTCGCTGTATTGAGCGGTGATCTAAGCCATCATGTTTTAACTGGCTTAGATAGTGTCTGAGTTGTTGAGGTGTTATTTGCTCCCAGCTAAGGCACTGCTGGTTGTCTAGCCAGGCTGCTAGCTTATTTAGATCGCGCTGGTAATTATTAAGGGTATGTTTTGCCAGCTGTCGCTCTATACTCAGATAGTTATAATATGCCTGTAGTACTTGATTTAACACGCTTAGTTGGTTGTTCTTGTTAATTGACAGTCTTTGTTAGCTGGATTGTTCTTGAAAGTGGTAAACCAGCTGGCTGAGCACTTCACCAATATGGGTTAAAAATAATGTGCCATTGCTAGTGCGGAAGTGATTCATATCTTCACTACCAATAGCCAAAATGCCCAATAGTCGTTGATGATAAAGTGGTACCACAGCAGCAGAGCCAACCTGATGGGCTTGATCAGGGAAGAGTACAAGTTTTTGCTCTAACTTTAATAGACCGGTAATAGGCTTAGTGCTATCTAGAATATCCCCTAACTGTTTTTTAGCTTCTGCTAACGCCAGGGTTCGGCCATGGGTGTTGAGAGGCTGATCAGCAAAATAAAGTAAGCAGCAGGCATCTGTTTTAAACTGCTCTCTAAAGTGTTCCTCAATAATGACTTGAATGTCTTCCAAACTATTGGCAGCTAGTAAGTTGATAATGAGCCGACGGGTTTTATCAAAAAGTTGGTCATTTTCTCGGGCGATGGCTATTAAATTACTTAAGCGCTTATGCAGCTCTTTATTTTCTTTTCTGAACAAATTAACTTGATGTTCCAATAAAGAAATTGCTTTACCACTAGGGTGGGGAACAATGAGTGTTTTCAGTAAATCAGGGTTGTCCAGAAAGAAGTTAGGGTTAGCTTCGAGATAAGCAACCACCTGCTGTTCGGTGATTTCTTCCGAAAACGCCAGCTTATTGGTTGGTTTTGTCATAACCTAATTTGACCTTCAAATACCCGGCAGGCAGGACCTGTCATTTTTACACTATGCCCTTCGCCTTGCCACTGAATCGTTAAACTACCGCCTGGTAAATTCACAGTTACCTGCTCATCCAGCAAGCCTTGAATACAACCAACGACAACTGCCGCACAAGCGCCAGTACCACAAGCTTGAGTTTCCCCTACGCCACGTTCAAACACCCGCAAGTTGATTTCCTGGCGGCTTAGCACTTCCATAAAGCCAACATTAACTCGCTGTGGAAAGTCAGGGTGTGACTCTAACTCTGCCCCGAGCGTGTTAACTGGTGCGTTATTGATAGAGTCTACTACTAGCACTGCATGAGGATTACCCATTGAAGCAGCACCTAACTCTATTTCACCGCCAACAGTTTGTACTTTATAAGTCGCTTGCTGTTGAGGTGCATTAAAAGGAATTCTGCTTGGTGCTAGCTTGGGTATACCCATATCTACAGTAATATTGCCATCGGCTTCT
Protein-coding regions in this window:
- the dapF gene encoding diaminopimelate epimerase, with amino-acid sequence MLLRFTKMHGLGNDFMVVDLVTQHCKLNEDLIRSLADRHRGIGFDQLLVVEPPSQPNNDFKYRIYNADGGEVEQCGNGARCFARFVLDKKLTTKNHIKVETLSGDIELIVEADGNITVDMGIPKLAPSRIPFNAPQQQATYKVQTVGGEIELGAASMGNPHAVLVVDSINNAPVNTLGAELESHPDFPQRVNVGFMEVLSRQEINLRVFERGVGETQACGTGACAAVVVGCIQGLLDEQVTVNLPGGSLTIQWQGEGHSVKMTGPACRVFEGQIRL
- a CDS encoding DUF484 family protein — encoded protein: MTKPTNKLAFSEEITEQQVVAYLEANPNFFLDNPDLLKTLIVPHPSGKAISLLEHQVNLFRKENKELHKRLSNLIAIARENDQLFDKTRRLIINLLAANSLEDIQVIIEEHFREQFKTDACCLLYFADQPLNTHGRTLALAEAKKQLGDILDSTKPITGLLKLEQKLVLFPDQAHQVGSAAVVPLYHQRLLGILAIGSEDMNHFRTSNGTLFLTHIGEVLSQLVYHFQEQSS
- the xerC gene encoding tyrosine recombinase XerC, coding for MLNQVLQAYYNYLSIERQLAKHTLNNYQRDLNKLAAWLDNQQCLSWEQITPQQLRHYLSQLKHDGLDHRSIQRHLSSIRSFYNFYCSKHPSLQNPTVALQAPKAAKKLPQLLDVDQAAQLLNTTPDDPLLIRDHAILELFYSSGLRLNELSQLDISGIDLSQQQTTVVGKGNKTRLVPIGSYACTCLKKWLTTRGQLAKQGEAALFVSKQGNRISNRQIQNRVKHFAQLMGLPGNLHPHMLRHSFATHLLEGSGDLRAIQELLGHSDISTTQVYTHVDFNQLTNVYDSSHPRARRKKSSTSSNPNDN